A single genomic interval of Acidovorax sp. 1608163 harbors:
- a CDS encoding ABC transporter permease — protein sequence MGLFLLKRLTTLLATLLGASAVVFLVLEILPGNAAQMLMGPDASPEAVAALASKLGLDQPALQRYGQWIGGLVGGNMGESYAYSSPVLDLVLERLALTVPLALMAMVITTVLALLAGVYAASRHNRWGDVGVMALAQVGIAIPNFWFAILLILLFSVKLQWFAAGGFPGWTEDSGGGLLQALQALLLPAIALAVVQAAILARITRSAVLEVLREDFVRTARAKGLSQRAALWGHVLRNAMIPVVTVMGLQFASLLAGTIVVENVFYLPGLGRLIFQSIANRDLIVVRNCVMLLAAMVIVVNFVVDILYAVIDPRVKASDI from the coding sequence ATGGGACTGTTTCTCCTCAAACGATTGACCACGCTGCTCGCCACCTTGCTCGGCGCGTCTGCGGTGGTGTTCCTGGTGCTGGAGATACTTCCGGGCAATGCCGCACAAATGCTGATGGGCCCGGATGCGTCTCCCGAGGCCGTGGCCGCCTTGGCCAGCAAATTGGGGCTGGACCAGCCCGCGCTGCAGCGCTATGGGCAATGGATCGGAGGCCTGGTGGGAGGCAACATGGGCGAAAGCTACGCCTACAGCTCGCCCGTGCTGGACCTGGTGCTGGAGCGGCTGGCCCTCACGGTGCCGCTGGCGCTCATGGCCATGGTGATCACCACCGTGCTCGCTTTGCTGGCAGGCGTCTATGCCGCCTCGCGCCACAACCGCTGGGGCGATGTGGGCGTGATGGCCCTGGCACAGGTGGGCATCGCCATCCCCAACTTCTGGTTTGCCATCCTGCTGATCCTGCTGTTCTCGGTCAAGCTGCAATGGTTTGCGGCGGGCGGTTTTCCGGGCTGGACCGAGGACAGCGGTGGTGGACTTCTGCAAGCACTCCAGGCGCTGCTGTTGCCTGCCATTGCCCTGGCCGTGGTGCAAGCGGCCATCCTGGCCCGCATCACCCGATCGGCCGTGCTGGAGGTGCTGCGCGAAGACTTTGTGCGCACCGCCCGCGCCAAGGGCCTGTCGCAACGGGCCGCACTGTGGGGCCATGTGCTGCGCAACGCCATGATCCCGGTGGTCACCGTCATGGGGCTGCAATTTGCCTCGTTGCTGGCGGGCACCATCGTGGTGGAAAACGTGTTCTACCTGCCGGGGCTGGGGCGGCTGATTTTCCAGTCCATCGCCAACCGCGACCTCATCGTGGTGCGCAACTGCGTCATGCTGCTGGCGGCCATGGTGATCGTGGTGAATTTTGTGGTGGACATCCTTTACGCGGTGATCGACCCTCGCGTGAAGGCCAGCGACATCTGA
- a CDS encoding ABC transporter permease, whose product MAKDTSTLASAQATGPQPAPAALRPPTWVQRALRHRSFVLGAVLTLFMLGTAALSLVWTPWSPYEVDMASKLQAPSGAHWLGTDAFGRDIVSLIMVGARNSILVGVIAVGIGMGIGTALGLLAAARRGWVEEAIMRLADFTFAFPALLLAIMLTAVFGAGIVNSIIAIGIFYIPTFARVTRASANAVWSREYILAARACGKGPWRITLEHVLPNILSALIVQATIHFALAILAEAALSYLGLGTQPPEPSWGRMLSEAQTLMFQAPMLAVWPGVAIALAVLGLNLLGDGLRDLMDPRLARKR is encoded by the coding sequence ATGGCCAAAGACACCTCCACACTCGCTTCGGCGCAGGCCACAGGCCCACAGCCCGCGCCCGCTGCCCTGCGCCCGCCCACCTGGGTGCAGCGTGCACTGCGCCACCGCAGCTTTGTGCTGGGTGCCGTGCTCACGCTGTTCATGCTCGGCACCGCCGCGCTGTCCCTGGTCTGGACACCCTGGTCGCCCTATGAGGTGGACATGGCCAGCAAGCTGCAGGCCCCTTCGGGCGCGCACTGGCTGGGCACCGATGCCTTTGGGCGCGACATCGTCTCGCTCATCATGGTGGGGGCGCGCAACTCCATCCTCGTCGGCGTGATTGCGGTGGGCATCGGCATGGGCATCGGCACCGCGCTGGGCCTTCTGGCCGCTGCACGGCGCGGCTGGGTAGAAGAAGCCATCATGCGCCTGGCCGACTTCACCTTCGCCTTCCCTGCCCTGCTCCTGGCCATCATGCTCACGGCCGTGTTTGGCGCGGGCATCGTCAATTCCATCATTGCCATCGGCATCTTCTACATACCGACCTTCGCGCGGGTCACCCGGGCGTCGGCCAATGCCGTGTGGTCGCGCGAGTACATCCTGGCGGCCCGCGCCTGCGGCAAGGGGCCCTGGCGCATCACGCTGGAGCATGTGCTGCCCAACATCCTTTCCGCTTTGATTGTTCAGGCCACCATCCATTTTGCACTGGCCATCCTGGCCGAAGCGGCCTTGTCGTACCTGGGCCTGGGCACACAACCGCCCGAGCCCTCCTGGGGCCGCATGCTGAGCGAGGCCCAGACCCTCATGTTCCAGGCCCCCATGCTGGCCGTCTGGCCCGGCGTGGCGATTGCCCTGGCCGTGCTGGGGCTGAACCTGCTGGGCGACGGTTTGCGCGACCTGATGGACCCCCGTTTGGCGAGGAAGAGATGA
- a CDS encoding ABC transporter ATP-binding protein, whose protein sequence is MTLLEVSNLRIRLQTHRGPADAVRGVGFALGRGETLGLIGESGCGKSLTAMALMGLLPDSAEVSGSIQFDGQELVGRSDAQMCQLRGHRIGMVFQEPMTALNPVHTIGRQVAEPLRRHLGLDASTARQQAIALLDRVGIPSAAQRFDAYPHQFSGGQRQRITIAMALACGPDLLIADEPTTALDVTIQQQILDLISDLVAERHMALILISHDLGVISQNVDRMLVMYGGSVVESGPTASVFAAMAHPYTRGLLAARPQMGAQRTPTARLATIAGTVPELVDLPTGCTFAGRCAFTAQACHGTCPQATVVAHDADGVHEVRCLRPEAMQAASHTAQTTQAAA, encoded by the coding sequence ATGACATTGCTTGAAGTCTCCAACCTCCGCATCCGCTTGCAGACCCACCGGGGCCCCGCCGATGCGGTGCGCGGCGTGGGCTTTGCGCTGGGGCGTGGCGAGACGCTGGGGCTGATTGGCGAGTCGGGCTGCGGCAAATCGCTCACCGCCATGGCGCTCATGGGGCTGCTGCCTGACAGCGCAGAAGTCTCGGGCAGCATCCAGTTTGACGGACAAGAACTGGTGGGCCGCAGCGACGCGCAGATGTGCCAGTTGCGCGGGCACCGCATCGGCATGGTGTTCCAGGAGCCCATGACCGCGCTCAACCCCGTGCACACCATAGGCCGCCAGGTGGCCGAGCCCTTGCGCAGGCACCTGGGCCTGGATGCCAGCACCGCACGCCAGCAAGCCATTGCCCTGCTTGACCGCGTAGGCATCCCCAGCGCGGCGCAGCGCTTTGACGCCTACCCACACCAGTTCTCGGGCGGCCAGCGCCAGCGCATCACCATCGCCATGGCACTGGCCTGCGGGCCAGACCTGCTGATTGCCGATGAGCCCACCACCGCGCTGGATGTGACCATCCAGCAGCAGATTTTGGACCTCATCAGCGACCTGGTGGCCGAACGCCACATGGCGCTCATCCTCATCTCGCACGACCTGGGCGTGATCTCGCAGAACGTGGACCGCATGCTGGTGATGTACGGCGGCAGCGTGGTCGAGAGCGGCCCCACGGCCTCGGTGTTTGCGGCCATGGCCCACCCCTACACGCGCGGCCTGCTGGCCGCACGCCCGCAGATGGGCGCGCAGCGGACACCCACAGCGCGGCTCGCCACCATCGCAGGCACGGTGCCCGAGCTGGTGGATTTGCCCACAGGCTGTACCTTTGCAGGCCGCTGCGCCTTCACCGCACAAGCCTGCCACGGCACCTGCCCGCAGGCCACCGTGGTCGCGCACGATGCAGACGGTGTGCACGAGGTGCGCTGCCTGCGCCCCGAGGCCATGCAGGCGGCCAGCCACACCGCCCAGACCACTCAGGCAGCCGCATGA
- a CDS encoding ATP-binding cassette domain-containing protein, which yields MTLSTPSSAPPALDAPLLEVTDLVREYTLPREHLLRPPAKVQALKGVSFSMPSGRSLGIVGESGSGKSTLARTVMALDTPTSGSVHLLGRNLHQLAPAALRQARRDFQMVFQDPYGSLDPRQTVERIVSEPLQAQGETTRAMQREQAAEVLAQVGLRTNDLDKYPHEFSGGQRQRIAIARALITRPRLIVADEPVSALDVSVQAQVLNLLQDLQQTFGVSYLLISHDLAVVNHLCDEVVVLYQGQIVERGAPAQLFHHAQHPYTQALVAAVPQVQPGRARARRLAAAAARAHSPAPAPAA from the coding sequence ATGACCCTGTCCACCCCCTCTTCGGCCCCACCAGCCCTCGACGCGCCTCTGCTCGAAGTGACCGACCTGGTGCGTGAATACACCCTGCCCCGCGAGCACCTGCTGCGCCCACCGGCCAAAGTGCAGGCTCTCAAAGGCGTGAGCTTTTCCATGCCCAGCGGCCGCAGCCTGGGCATCGTGGGCGAGTCAGGGTCGGGCAAATCCACTCTCGCCCGCACCGTGATGGCGCTGGACACCCCCACCTCGGGCAGCGTGCACCTGCTGGGCCGCAACCTGCACCAACTGGCCCCAGCAGCGCTGCGCCAGGCCCGGCGGGATTTTCAAATGGTGTTCCAAGACCCCTACGGCTCGCTGGACCCGCGCCAGACGGTAGAGCGCATCGTGAGCGAGCCCCTGCAGGCCCAGGGCGAAACCACCCGCGCCATGCAACGCGAGCAAGCCGCCGAAGTGCTGGCCCAGGTGGGCCTGCGCACCAACGACCTGGACAAGTACCCGCATGAATTCTCGGGCGGGCAGCGCCAGCGCATTGCCATTGCGCGGGCCCTCATCACCCGGCCCCGGCTCATCGTGGCGGACGAGCCGGTCAGCGCCCTGGATGTGTCGGTGCAAGCCCAGGTGCTCAACCTGCTGCAGGATTTGCAGCAGACCTTTGGCGTGAGCTACCTGCTCATCAGCCACGACCTGGCCGTGGTCAACCACCTGTGCGATGAGGTCGTGGTGCTTTACCAGGGGCAGATTGTGGAACGCGGTGCACCTGCGCAACTGTTCCACCACGCGCAGCACCCCTACACCCAGGCCCTGGTGGCCGCGGTGCCCCAGGTGCAGCCGGGGCGGGCGCGTGCAAGGCGGCTGGCAGCGGCGGCCGCACGCGCCCACAGCCCTGCCCCCGCGCCTGCGGCGTGA
- a CDS encoding ABC transporter substrate-binding protein, translating into MLNRRSVLATGALAAIPLAAPVGALAQGRKDAVVLAMTLEPPGLDPTAGAASAIAEIVQYNVFETLTKINADGSVTPLLAESWEVSPDLKTYTFKLRRGVKFQNGEPFNAAAVKFSYDRAGGEKSTNKDKRTFANLTTQVVDEHTLVVLNKDIDPDLLFALGQATSIIVEPKSADTNATKPVGTGPYQLGAWNKGSSVVLTAWDGFRTPGAAKIRRATFRFISDPAAQVAALLAGDVDLFPRVTPRSVAQFKANPRFQLLVCGSRAKTILAINNAKKPLDDVRVRRAIAAAIDRKAVIEGAGDGYGAPIGSHYVPGAFGYVDTTGVNPFDIEKSKKLLAEAGVKTPLELTLTLPPTPYARQGGEVIVAQLAKVGIVAKTQNVEWAQWLSGTYGNKNYDLTLISHVEPFDLGNFAKPDYYWGYQSAKFNDLYNQIKNAARPQDRARLLGDAQKLLAEDAVHAFLYQPQWITVANKNLKGLWKDMPVFVNDLSALSWS; encoded by the coding sequence ATGCTGAACCGCCGATCCGTCCTCGCCACTGGCGCCCTGGCCGCCATCCCACTCGCCGCCCCCGTGGGTGCACTGGCCCAGGGCCGCAAAGACGCCGTGGTGCTCGCCATGACCCTGGAGCCCCCAGGCCTGGACCCCACGGCCGGGGCCGCGTCGGCCATTGCCGAGATCGTGCAATACAACGTGTTCGAGACGCTCACCAAGATCAACGCCGACGGCAGCGTCACGCCCCTGCTGGCCGAAAGCTGGGAGGTCTCGCCCGACCTCAAAACCTACACCTTCAAGCTGCGCCGTGGCGTGAAGTTCCAAAACGGCGAGCCCTTCAACGCAGCCGCAGTGAAGTTCTCGTACGACCGCGCAGGCGGCGAAAAAAGCACCAACAAAGACAAGCGCACCTTTGCCAACCTGACCACCCAGGTGGTGGACGAGCACACCCTGGTGGTGCTGAACAAGGACATCGACCCCGACCTGCTGTTTGCGCTGGGCCAGGCCACCTCCATCATCGTGGAGCCCAAGAGCGCCGACACCAACGCCACCAAGCCCGTGGGCACTGGCCCCTACCAGCTGGGGGCCTGGAACAAGGGCTCGTCCGTGGTGCTGACGGCGTGGGATGGCTTTCGCACCCCGGGCGCCGCCAAAATCCGCCGCGCCACCTTCCGATTCATCTCAGACCCCGCCGCCCAGGTGGCCGCCTTGCTGGCGGGCGATGTGGACTTGTTCCCCCGCGTCACGCCGCGCAGCGTGGCGCAGTTCAAAGCCAACCCGCGCTTTCAGTTGCTGGTCTGTGGCTCACGGGCCAAGACCATCCTCGCCATCAACAACGCCAAGAAGCCGCTCGATGATGTGCGCGTGCGCCGCGCCATCGCTGCGGCCATTGACCGCAAGGCCGTGATCGAAGGCGCGGGTGACGGCTACGGCGCCCCCATCGGCAGCCACTATGTGCCCGGCGCGTTTGGCTATGTGGACACCACAGGCGTCAACCCGTTCGACATCGAAAAGTCCAAAAAACTGCTGGCCGAGGCAGGCGTCAAGACCCCGCTGGAGCTGACCCTCACCTTGCCCCCCACGCCCTATGCACGCCAGGGCGGTGAGGTCATCGTGGCCCAGCTGGCCAAGGTCGGCATCGTGGCCAAGACGCAAAACGTGGAATGGGCGCAGTGGCTCAGCGGCACCTATGGCAACAAGAACTACGACCTGACCCTCATCTCGCATGTCGAGCCCTTCGACCTGGGCAACTTCGCCAAGCCCGACTACTACTGGGGCTACCAGTCGGCCAAGTTCAACGACCTGTACAACCAGATCAAGAACGCAGCCCGCCCGCAAGACCGGGCCCGCCTGCTGGGCGACGCACAAAAGCTGCTGGCCGAAGACGCTGTGCACGCCTTCCTGTACCAGCCACAGTGGATCACCGTGGCGAACAAAAACCTCAAAGGGTTGTGGAAGGACATGCCGGTGTTTGTGAACGACCTCTCCGCCCTCTCTTGGTCATGA
- a CDS encoding amidase, which yields MTALHDLPAHDLLAAYRQRTLSPVEITQAVLAHMERWEPHIRATYLLRPEHALAQARQSEARWQRGEPQGLLDGVPVTIKENIATQGDPTPLGTAAVPLVPALADAPPAARLREAGAVMVAKTTMPDYGMLSSGLSSFHPLSRNPWDVSKGPGGSSAGGGAAAAAGYGPLHIGTDIGGSLRLPASWCGIFSLKPSLGRIPIDPPYTGRAAGPMTRTVQDAALMMQVLSLTDARDSMSLPPQTIAWDDHDQGVQRLRGLRIGLLLDAGCGLPVEDEVRSAVEHAARLFEQAGARVTLMQPFMTQAMLDGMDHFWRMRSHMDLQALPDAQRAKVLPYIRAWAESAAGFTGTQVFQASQQFHLTRVATVKACSAFDYVLSPVAPMPAFAAELPSPTNDPLRPLEHIGFTVPFNMSEQPAASINCGYTASGLPIGLQIAGARFDDLGVLQVARAFELIRDPQRPWPQPPAR from the coding sequence ATGACCGCACTGCACGACCTGCCCGCCCACGACCTGCTTGCAGCCTACCGCCAGCGCACGCTGTCCCCCGTGGAGATCACGCAGGCCGTGCTGGCGCACATGGAGCGCTGGGAGCCCCACATCCGCGCCACCTACTTGCTGCGGCCTGAGCACGCGCTGGCGCAGGCCCGCCAGAGCGAAGCCCGGTGGCAGCGCGGCGAGCCCCAAGGTCTGCTGGATGGCGTGCCTGTCACCATCAAAGAAAACATCGCCACCCAGGGCGACCCCACGCCGCTGGGCACCGCCGCCGTGCCGCTGGTGCCTGCGCTGGCCGATGCGCCCCCCGCCGCCCGCCTGCGCGAGGCCGGCGCAGTGATGGTGGCCAAGACCACCATGCCCGACTACGGCATGCTGTCCTCAGGGCTGTCGAGCTTTCACCCCCTCTCGCGCAACCCGTGGGATGTGAGCAAGGGCCCGGGCGGCTCCAGCGCCGGGGGTGGCGCTGCCGCAGCGGCGGGCTATGGGCCGCTGCACATTGGCACCGACATCGGTGGCTCGCTGCGCCTGCCTGCCAGCTGGTGCGGCATCTTCAGCCTCAAGCCCAGCCTGGGGCGCATTCCCATCGACCCACCCTACACCGGCCGTGCGGCGGGCCCCATGACGCGCACCGTGCAGGACGCCGCGCTGATGATGCAGGTGCTCAGCCTGACCGATGCGCGCGACAGCATGAGCCTGCCGCCGCAGACCATTGCCTGGGACGACCACGACCAGGGCGTGCAACGCCTGCGCGGCCTGCGCATCGGCCTGCTGCTGGATGCCGGTTGTGGCCTGCCCGTGGAAGACGAAGTGCGTTCTGCGGTGGAACATGCCGCCCGCCTGTTCGAGCAAGCCGGTGCCCGCGTGACGCTGATGCAGCCCTTCATGACCCAGGCCATGCTCGACGGCATGGACCACTTCTGGCGCATGCGCTCGCACATGGATTTGCAAGCCCTGCCCGATGCGCAGCGCGCCAAGGTGCTGCCCTACATCCGCGCCTGGGCCGAGAGCGCGGCGGGCTTCACGGGCACGCAGGTGTTCCAGGCCAGCCAACAGTTCCACCTCACACGGGTCGCCACGGTCAAGGCATGCAGCGCGTTCGACTACGTGCTCTCGCCCGTGGCCCCCATGCCCGCCTTTGCGGCGGAGCTGCCCTCGCCCACCAATGACCCGCTGCGGCCGCTGGAGCACATTGGCTTCACGGTGCCGTTCAACATGTCCGAGCAGCCCGCAGCGTCCATCAACTGCGGCTACACCGCCAGCGGTCTGCCCATCGGGCTGCAAATTGCCGGGGCACGGTTTGACGACCTGGGCGTGCTGCAGGTGGCGCGGGCCTTTGAGCTGATCCGCGACCCGCAGCGGCCTTGGCCCCAGCCGCCCGCACGCTGA
- a CDS encoding YdgA family protein: MSKKTALGAAVALAVVAYGGATWYMGQRAQASYNEALEEVRKVLGAEAVVSQDYQKGFFTSQAKLVLQWTPPADAETNKPAQPLRVVVNSAVRHGPLAGARLAAAVVDTRFALDGLDEKAAKDLAKVTAPTLTTVHGLMGGHDATLLVPAGEVGDEEVTLRWQEMKTEFSVNGDRTRVKGSLQWPEMSFSGVNKSADEDLGGSGDRFAVSMKGMTGDFENQIIDGLWMLAPGKGNMRFAQIEATSTPKDGAAKPLMSLKDLAGTTTIDRADKLMSVSTSIKGKGLIGPVDFESIGFEEKLQRIDADVLKSLQVLMVESYSKDGFKAMTMANEEQGGKLMKLLADNAQRLTAALPAYSMKFFATLGGQQGELSYGGEVTRAPSADEVTQAGWGPVLLKNSTLHADVRLPKAWLPQLAKAAGQQEFKSEDMDGMIGMAQAAGYVRQEGDNLTSSLKMEGGQAKLNGKVMDLPNFLQ; this comes from the coding sequence ATGAGCAAAAAAACAGCTTTGGGCGCCGCCGTGGCGCTGGCCGTGGTGGCCTATGGTGGCGCCACTTGGTACATGGGCCAACGTGCGCAAGCCAGCTACAACGAGGCGCTGGAGGAAGTGCGCAAGGTGCTGGGCGCTGAAGCCGTGGTGTCGCAGGACTACCAAAAGGGCTTTTTCACTTCGCAGGCCAAGCTGGTGCTGCAATGGACGCCGCCTGCCGATGCCGAGACCAACAAGCCAGCCCAGCCCCTGCGCGTGGTGGTGAACAGCGCGGTGCGCCACGGCCCGCTGGCCGGTGCCCGCCTGGCCGCCGCCGTGGTGGACACACGCTTTGCCCTGGACGGCCTGGATGAAAAAGCCGCCAAGGACCTGGCCAAGGTGACAGCCCCCACGCTCACCACCGTGCACGGCCTGATGGGCGGCCACGATGCCACCCTGCTGGTGCCAGCTGGCGAAGTGGGTGACGAAGAAGTGACGCTGCGCTGGCAAGAGATGAAGACCGAGTTCTCGGTCAATGGCGACCGCACACGCGTCAAGGGCAGCCTCCAGTGGCCCGAGATGTCTTTCTCGGGGGTGAACAAATCTGCGGACGAAGACCTGGGCGGCTCGGGTGACCGCTTTGCCGTGTCGATGAAGGGCATGACGGGCGACTTCGAGAACCAGATCATCGATGGCCTGTGGATGCTGGCACCGGGCAAGGGCAACATGCGCTTTGCGCAGATTGAAGCGACCAGCACCCCCAAGGACGGCGCTGCCAAGCCGCTGATGTCGCTGAAGGACCTGGCGGGCACCACCACCATTGACCGTGCGGACAAACTGATGAGCGTCAGCACATCGATCAAGGGCAAGGGCCTGATCGGCCCGGTGGATTTTGAGTCCATCGGCTTTGAAGAGAAGCTCCAGCGCATCGACGCCGATGTGCTCAAGAGCCTGCAGGTGCTGATGGTCGAGAGCTACAGCAAGGACGGGTTCAAGGCCATGACCATGGCCAACGAAGAGCAGGGCGGCAAGCTGATGAAGCTGCTGGCCGACAACGCCCAGCGCCTCACGGCCGCGTTGCCTGCGTATTCGATGAAGTTCTTTGCCACGCTGGGCGGGCAACAAGGCGAGCTGTCGTACGGTGGCGAGGTGACCCGCGCCCCTTCTGCTGACGAAGTGACCCAGGCCGGTTGGGGCCCTGTGCTGCTCAAGAACTCGACCCTGCATGCCGATGTGCGCCTGCCCAAGGCCTGGCTGCCCCAGTTGGCCAAGGCCGCTGGCCAGCAAGAGTTCAAGAGCGAGGACATGGACGGCATGATCGGCATGGCCCAGGCCGCTGGCTATGTGCGCCAGGAGGGCGACAACCTGACCAGCTCGCTGAAGATGGAAGGCGGCCAGGCCAAGCTCAATGGCAAGGTGATGGATTTGCCTAACTTCCTGCAGTAA
- a CDS encoding tetratricopeptide repeat protein: MQGRAPSLADSLGNPLTLHHTGSVDAVNDFVEGFIACEARAVNVLQAAGDTSAMVQACCAALHMFAESAEAPRNAHPFITQAQASAHQASEREQRFVAAVAAWVDGNVPRAIALHEEQARLHPRDLASLKLGQYHLFNRGDSPGMLRLALQALPAAPEVPYLHGMLAFGWEQCHRLQEAEAAARHAIALCRKEPWAQHALAHVMLTQGRIREGAAFMASVNDTWTGLNSFMVTHNWWHQALFLLEQDLHAEALHLYDTQVWGVVKEYSQDQINAISLLVRLELAGVDVGDRWANVARYLAARGQDQVLPFLDLQYLLGLGRAGEDAAAARLMAHIEAHAASRTEAQERAVWQGVCVPAARGIQAFAQEQWGDAVAGLGQALPQLVEIGGSHAQRDLFSQLYLHALQCNGQWASAQNLLQPQCNAQPQSRRLARQMHTVNTALGLPD; the protein is encoded by the coding sequence ATGCAAGGCCGTGCACCCTCCCTGGCCGACAGCCTGGGCAACCCGCTCACGCTGCATCACACAGGCAGCGTGGATGCGGTGAACGACTTTGTAGAAGGCTTCATCGCCTGCGAAGCCAGGGCCGTGAACGTGCTGCAAGCCGCAGGCGATACCAGTGCCATGGTGCAGGCCTGCTGCGCCGCGCTGCACATGTTTGCCGAATCGGCCGAGGCACCGCGCAACGCGCACCCCTTCATCACCCAGGCGCAGGCCAGCGCCCACCAGGCCAGCGAGCGCGAGCAGCGCTTTGTGGCCGCCGTGGCCGCGTGGGTGGATGGCAATGTGCCCCGCGCCATTGCCCTGCACGAAGAGCAAGCCCGCCTGCACCCGCGTGACCTCGCCTCCCTCAAGCTGGGCCAGTACCACCTGTTCAACCGGGGCGACTCGCCCGGCATGCTGCGCCTGGCCTTGCAGGCCCTGCCCGCTGCGCCCGAGGTGCCCTACCTGCACGGCATGCTGGCCTTTGGCTGGGAGCAGTGCCACCGCCTCCAAGAGGCCGAGGCTGCGGCCCGTCACGCCATCGCCCTGTGCCGCAAGGAGCCCTGGGCCCAGCACGCCCTGGCGCATGTGATGCTGACGCAAGGCCGCATCCGCGAGGGCGCGGCCTTCATGGCCAGCGTGAACGACACCTGGACGGGACTGAACTCCTTCATGGTCACGCACAACTGGTGGCACCAGGCGCTGTTTTTGCTGGAGCAAGACCTGCACGCCGAGGCCCTGCACCTGTACGACACGCAGGTCTGGGGGGTGGTCAAGGAGTATTCGCAAGACCAGATCAACGCCATTTCCCTGCTGGTGCGGCTGGAGTTGGCGGGCGTGGACGTTGGCGACCGCTGGGCCAATGTGGCCCGCTACCTGGCTGCGCGTGGGCAGGACCAAGTGCTGCCCTTTCTCGACCTGCAATACCTGCTGGGGCTGGGCCGTGCGGGCGAAGACGCTGCTGCCGCACGCCTTATGGCCCATATCGAAGCCCATGCCGCCAGCCGCACCGAGGCACAAGAACGGGCGGTATGGCAGGGCGTGTGCGTGCCCGCCGCGCGCGGCATTCAAGCATTTGCACAAGAGCAATGGGGCGATGCCGTCGCAGGCCTGGGCCAGGCCCTGCCCCAGTTGGTGGAGATTGGCGGCAGCCATGCGCAGCGCGACCTGTTCAGCCAGCTGTACCTGCACGCCTTGCAGTGCAACGGGCAATGGGCATCGGCCCAGAACCTGCTGCAGCCGCAGTGCAATGCGCAGCCGCAATCGCGGCGGCTGGCGCGGCAGATGCACACGGTGAACACGGCGCTGGGTTTGCCAGATTGA
- a CDS encoding AraC family transcriptional regulator, protein MSAPTPSSEAPAAPNAGVDRLSALLERFRVRAHLFHAGPLCGVTHFAAQPGRAFLHVLRRGDMVVTHQPRSGAPRRLQVSEPTLLFYPRPLDHDFHNAPVDGSDFVCATLDFDGGVRHPLVQALPSVLALPVAQVQGIGQTLDLLFAETERVRCGQRLLADRLFEVLLLQMLRWLLDQPAHSGIQSGVLAGLAHPKLARALTAVHEQPGADWSLDRMAQVAGMSRSGFAAEFKAVVGTPPGDYLLRWRVSIAQAQLRSGAAVKSVSDGLGYASPAAFSRAFTQVVGASPRAWLKAEATETVDGP, encoded by the coding sequence ATGAGTGCACCAACCCCTTCTTCAGAAGCCCCAGCGGCACCCAACGCAGGGGTGGACCGCCTCTCGGCCCTGCTGGAGCGCTTTCGCGTGCGGGCGCACCTGTTCCACGCGGGGCCGCTGTGTGGCGTCACGCACTTTGCGGCGCAGCCGGGGCGGGCCTTTTTGCATGTGCTGCGGCGGGGCGACATGGTGGTCACGCACCAGCCGCGCAGCGGGGCCCCGCGCCGCCTGCAGGTGAGCGAGCCCACGCTGCTGTTCTACCCCCGGCCGCTGGACCACGACTTTCACAACGCTCCGGTCGATGGCAGCGACTTTGTGTGCGCCACGCTGGACTTTGATGGCGGCGTGCGCCACCCGCTGGTGCAGGCCTTGCCCTCGGTGCTGGCGCTGCCCGTGGCACAGGTGCAGGGCATTGGGCAAACGCTGGACTTGCTGTTTGCCGAGACCGAGCGCGTGCGCTGCGGCCAGCGCCTGCTGGCCGACCGCTTGTTTGAGGTGCTGCTGCTGCAGATGCTGCGCTGGCTGCTGGACCAGCCCGCGCACAGCGGCATCCAGTCCGGCGTGTTGGCGGGCCTGGCCCACCCCAAGCTGGCCCGCGCGCTCACCGCCGTGCACGAGCAGCCCGGCGCCGATTGGTCCCTGGACCGCATGGCCCAGGTGGCGGGCATGTCACGCAGCGGCTTTGCCGCTGAATTCAAGGCGGTGGTGGGCACCCCGCCGGGCGACTACCTGCTGCGCTGGCGGGTGTCCATCGCCCAGGCGCAGTTGCGCAGCGGGGCGGCGGTCAAGTCGGTGAGTGACGGGCTGGGCTATGCCAGCCCGGCAGCCTTCAGCCGGGCGTTCACGCAGGTGGTGGGTGCGTCGCCCCGTGCATGGCTCAAGGCCGAAGCGACGGAGACCGTGGATGGGCCTTGA